Proteins encoded by one window of Methanofollis sp.:
- a CDS encoding polysaccharide biosynthesis C-terminal domain-containing protein produces the protein MYSLSRYAARLMDLDPVRRQSLISVGSSIVLTVVGFVATMYFAHILGTAVYGGYALFLAYFGIFNLIGDGGFGGAAVKRISEGSEQDEYYSAFCALRIALLLVSLLAVLVVRPLLIDLEASGMVVWLLIALCIGVFPAVMVSGVYGDGMVGVSQAAGLLNTLTRVLLQVIAVFLGFGAAGLAGGCVAGMFAGGLACLPFLKLHLARFGLDHIKNLFTFSFWTFLSTSGAIVFSYASTILVGYFLSPSDVGIYQIAFQFTTTATFTTMALHTTLYPKISRWHADGALDRVTLSLARAVTYSLLLAVPVAVGGWILGDRLLYFFYGAGFAAGASALAVLLLVQVVNVFMYLQTMCLNAIDRPRESFYATGTAAVVNIVLDLALIPVLGIEGAAIATLVTMLVNAGIARYYLSKQIPVKLERGPVLHILLAAGAMALVVLLYRLAIPLTNVFIVLAAVALGGLVYGLVLLKADRGLHDEIRDLVVQLGAPWPRWL, from the coding sequence GTGTACTCTCTGTCACGCTATGCGGCACGCCTCATGGACCTCGACCCCGTCCGCCGGCAGAGCCTCATCAGCGTCGGATCGTCCATCGTCCTCACCGTTGTCGGTTTTGTCGCCACGATGTACTTCGCCCATATCCTCGGCACCGCGGTGTACGGGGGGTATGCCCTCTTCCTGGCATATTTCGGGATCTTCAATCTTATCGGCGACGGCGGGTTCGGCGGTGCGGCTGTCAAGAGAATTTCTGAGGGGAGCGAACAGGATGAATATTATTCGGCATTCTGTGCCCTGCGGATCGCACTCCTGCTCGTCTCACTTCTTGCCGTCCTCGTCGTACGCCCCCTGCTCATCGACCTTGAGGCATCGGGGATGGTCGTATGGCTGCTCATTGCCCTTTGCATCGGGGTATTCCCGGCCGTCATGGTGAGCGGGGTGTACGGCGACGGCATGGTCGGCGTGAGTCAGGCCGCAGGTCTGCTCAACACTCTGACCCGTGTTCTGCTCCAGGTCATTGCAGTCTTCCTTGGCTTCGGTGCGGCAGGACTTGCCGGGGGTTGTGTCGCCGGCATGTTTGCCGGCGGACTTGCCTGCCTGCCCTTTCTCAAACTCCATCTGGCGAGGTTCGGGCTGGACCATATCAAAAATCTCTTCACCTTCTCCTTCTGGACTTTCCTCTCCACCAGTGGGGCCATTGTCTTCTCATATGCCAGCACAATCCTGGTCGGCTACTTCCTGTCCCCCTCCGACGTTGGCATCTACCAGATTGCCTTCCAGTTCACCACCACCGCCACCTTCACGACGATGGCCCTCCACACAACCCTGTATCCGAAGATCAGCCGCTGGCATGCCGACGGCGCCCTCGACCGCGTCACCCTCTCCCTCGCGCGCGCTGTAACCTATTCTCTCCTCCTCGCGGTCCCGGTCGCAGTCGGCGGCTGGATACTCGGCGACCGCCTCCTGTACTTCTTCTATGGTGCGGGCTTTGCCGCAGGTGCGTCCGCCCTTGCAGTCCTCCTCCTCGTGCAGGTGGTCAATGTCTTCATGTACCTCCAGACGATGTGCCTCAATGCCATCGACCGACCCAGGGAGTCCTTCTATGCCACCGGGACCGCGGCGGTCGTGAACATAGTCCTTGACCTTGCCCTCATCCCCGTCCTCGGGATAGAAGGGGCGGCGATTGCCACCCTCGTGACGATGCTCGTCAATGCAGGGATCGCCAGATATTATCTTTCGAAACAAATCCCGGTAAAACTCGAACGCGGCCCGGTCCTCCACATCCTCCTCGCCGCCGGAGCGATGGCCCTCGTCGTCCTCCTCTACCGCCTCGCCATCCCCCTCACAAACGTCTTCATCGTCCTTGCCGCCGTCGCCCTCGGCGGCCTCGTCTATGGCCTCG